A DNA window from Pseudomonas tohonis contains the following coding sequences:
- a CDS encoding zinc ABC transporter substrate-binding protein, producing the protein MSRLFVLLVLACLAIPAQAEVRLLASIKPLQLIAAAVQDGVGEPEVLLPPGASPHQYALRPSDVRRVREVDLLYWVGPDLEGFLPRVLEGRGKPAVAVQSLPGMTLRHFEAIGHDEHEAEDEHEHDHDHRPGSLDAHLWLLPANARVIAARMAADLAVADPANAARYQANLKAFGERLDQLDARLKARMAAVAGKPFFVFHEAFDYFEAAYGLRHAGVFSVAAEVQPGARHVAAMRARLQQAGPSCMFNEPPVRPRLAETLTAGLPVHLAELDALGMQAPLDAGGYEALLESLGNGLAGCLEKL; encoded by the coding sequence GTGTCGCGTCTGTTCGTTCTCCTCGTCCTTGCCTGCCTGGCCATCCCGGCCCAGGCCGAAGTGCGCCTGCTGGCCAGCATCAAGCCGCTGCAACTGATCGCCGCCGCGGTGCAGGACGGCGTCGGCGAACCCGAGGTGCTGCTGCCTCCGGGCGCCTCGCCGCACCAGTACGCGCTGCGCCCCTCCGACGTGCGGCGGGTGCGCGAGGTGGATCTGCTGTACTGGGTCGGCCCGGACCTGGAAGGCTTCCTCCCCCGCGTGCTCGAAGGGCGCGGCAAGCCGGCGGTGGCGGTGCAATCCCTGCCCGGCATGACCCTGCGCCACTTCGAGGCCATCGGCCATGACGAACACGAGGCCGAGGACGAACACGAGCATGACCACGATCACCGCCCCGGTTCACTCGACGCCCACCTCTGGCTGCTGCCGGCCAACGCCCGGGTGATCGCCGCGCGCATGGCCGCCGACCTGGCCGTCGCCGACCCCGCCAACGCCGCCCGCTACCAGGCCAACCTCAAGGCCTTCGGCGAGCGCCTGGACCAGCTCGATGCGCGCCTCAAGGCACGCATGGCCGCTGTCGCCGGCAAGCCGTTCTTCGTCTTCCACGAGGCCTTCGATTACTTCGAAGCCGCCTACGGCCTGCGCCACGCCGGGGTCTTCAGCGTCGCCGCCGAGGTGCAGCCCGGTGCCCGCCACGTCGCCGCCATGCGCGCGCGCCTGCAGCAGGCCGGGCCCAGCTGCATGTTCAACGAGCCGCCGGTGCGCCCGCGCCTGGCCGAGACCCTGACCGCCGGCCTGCCGGTGCACCTGGCCGAGCTGGATGCCCTGGGTATGCAGGCGCCGCTGGACGCGGGGGGCTACGAAGCGCTGCTGGAGAGCCTGGGCAACGGCCTGGCGGGCTGCTTGGAAAAGCTCTGA